One segment of Streptomyces roseifaciens DNA contains the following:
- a CDS encoding IclR family transcriptional regulator gives MARTIQSLERAAAMLRLLAGGERRLGLSDVASALGLAKGTAHGILRTLQQEGFVEQDPASGRYQLGAELLRLGNSYLDVHELRARALLWADDLARSSGESVYLGVLHQQGVLIVHHVFRPDDSRQVLEVGAMQPLHSTALGKVLCAYDPVAHSQLLEAEREAFTVQTVTALPDLEGVLDLTRARGWAADVEETWEGVASVAAPIHDRHRMPVGAVGITGAVERVCDDGELRGQLVAAVRDCARAVSRDLGAGRF, from the coding sequence ATGGCACGGACCATCCAGTCGCTCGAACGGGCGGCAGCGATGCTACGGCTGCTCGCGGGGGGCGAACGACGGCTGGGTCTGTCCGATGTGGCCTCCGCACTCGGGCTGGCCAAGGGCACGGCACACGGCATTCTGCGCACCCTGCAGCAGGAGGGCTTCGTCGAGCAGGACCCCGCGTCGGGGCGCTACCAGCTCGGCGCGGAGCTGCTGCGGCTGGGCAACAGCTACCTGGACGTGCACGAGCTGCGCGCCCGCGCCCTGCTGTGGGCGGACGACCTGGCCCGCTCCAGCGGGGAGAGCGTCTACCTGGGCGTCCTGCACCAGCAGGGCGTGCTGATCGTCCACCACGTCTTCCGGCCGGACGACAGCCGTCAAGTGCTGGAGGTCGGCGCGATGCAGCCGCTGCACAGCACGGCCCTGGGGAAGGTGCTCTGCGCCTACGACCCCGTGGCGCACAGCCAGCTGCTGGAGGCCGAGCGCGAGGCGTTCACCGTGCAGACCGTCACCGCCCTGCCCGACCTGGAGGGCGTGCTGGACCTGACCCGTGCCCGCGGCTGGGCCGCGGACGTCGAGGAGACCTGGGAGGGCGTGGCCTCCGTCGCCGCCCCCATCCACGACCGGCACCGGATGCCGGTGGGCGCCGTCGGCATCACCGGTGCGGTGGAGCGGGTCTGCGACGACGGGGAGCTGCGGGGGCAGCTGGTCGCCGCCGTCCGGGACTGCGCGCGAGCCGTCTCCCGCGACCTGGGCGCCGGCCGCTTCTGA
- a CDS encoding MIP/aquaporin family protein, producing the protein MSSSDIFTGELIGTAVLILLGGGVCAAVTLKRSKAQNAGWLAITFGWGFAVLAGAYIGTKSGAHLNPAVTLGLAIDGATEWKDVPLYIGSQLLGAMIGATLVWFAYYGQFKAHLTDPELVASLNPAEGMVDQTATPQAGPVLGIFSTGPEIRNAVQNLVTEIIGTAALVLFILTMGLTKGLATSGTGTLMVALVVVGIGLSLGGPTGYAINPARDLGPRIVHALLPLPNKGGSDWGYAWVPVVGPLIGAALAAGIHKIAF; encoded by the coding sequence GTGTCCAGCTCCGACATCTTCACCGGTGAGCTCATCGGTACCGCAGTGTTGATCCTGCTCGGCGGCGGCGTGTGCGCCGCCGTCACCCTGAAGCGTTCGAAGGCACAGAACGCGGGCTGGCTCGCCATCACGTTCGGCTGGGGCTTCGCCGTGCTGGCCGGTGCGTACATCGGCACCAAGTCCGGCGCGCACCTCAACCCGGCCGTCACGCTCGGCCTCGCCATCGACGGTGCGACCGAGTGGAAGGACGTTCCGCTCTACATCGGTTCCCAGCTGCTCGGCGCCATGATCGGTGCGACGCTGGTCTGGTTCGCCTACTACGGCCAGTTCAAGGCCCACCTGACGGACCCGGAGCTCGTCGCGAGCCTCAACCCCGCCGAGGGCATGGTCGACCAGACCGCGACGCCGCAGGCCGGCCCGGTGCTCGGCATCTTCTCCACCGGCCCCGAGATCCGCAACGCGGTGCAGAACCTCGTCACCGAGATCATCGGCACCGCCGCGCTGGTGCTCTTCATCCTCACCATGGGTCTCACCAAGGGCCTGGCCACGAGCGGCACGGGCACCCTGATGGTCGCCCTCGTCGTCGTCGGCATCGGCCTCTCGCTCGGCGGCCCGACCGGTTACGCCATCAACCCCGCCCGTGACCTCGGCCCGCGCATCGTGCACGCGCTGCTGCCGCTGCCCAACAAGGGCGGTTCAGACTGGGGCTACGCCTGGGTCCCGGTGGTCGGCCCGCTCATCGGCGCCGCCCTGGCCGCAGGCATCCACAAGATCGCGTTCTGA
- the glpK gene encoding glycerol kinase GlpK, producing MTDAHSQGPFIAAIDQGTTSSRCIVFDRDGRIVSVDQKEHEQIFPKPGWVEHDATEIWTNVQEVVAGAVEKAGITAADVKAIGITNQRETTLLWDKNTGEPVYNAIVWQDTRTDALCKELGRNVGQDRFRRETGLPLASYFSGPKVRWLLDNVEGLRERAEAGDILFGTMDSWVIWNLTGGTDGGVHVTDVTNASRTMLMNLRSLDWDDRILESMEIPAALLPEIRSSAEVYGTAKGGALAGVPVASALGDQQAALFGQTCFSEGEAKSTYGTGTFMLMNTGDEPVNSYNGLLTTVGYRIGDQKPVYALEGSIAVTGSLVQWMRDQMGLIKSAAEIETLASSVEDNGGAYFVPAFSGLFAPYWRSDARGVIAGLTRYVTKAHIARAVLEATAWQTREITDAMTKDSGVELTALKVDGGMTSNNLLMQTLSDFLDAPVVRPMVAETTCLGAAYAAGLAVGFWPDTDALRANWRRAAEWTPRMDADTRDREYKNWLKAVERTMGWIEDEE from the coding sequence ATGACCGACGCGCACAGCCAGGGCCCGTTCATCGCGGCGATCGACCAGGGCACCACCTCCTCCCGCTGCATCGTCTTCGACCGCGACGGACGCATCGTCTCCGTCGACCAGAAGGAGCACGAGCAGATCTTCCCGAAGCCGGGCTGGGTCGAGCACGACGCTACGGAGATCTGGACCAACGTCCAGGAAGTCGTCGCCGGCGCCGTCGAGAAGGCGGGCATCACCGCCGCCGACGTCAAGGCCATCGGCATCACCAACCAGCGCGAGACCACGCTGCTGTGGGACAAGAACACGGGCGAGCCGGTCTACAACGCCATCGTCTGGCAGGACACCCGCACCGACGCCCTGTGCAAGGAGCTCGGCCGCAACGTCGGCCAGGACCGCTTCCGCCGTGAGACGGGCCTGCCGCTGGCCTCGTACTTCTCCGGCCCGAAGGTCCGCTGGCTGCTGGACAACGTCGAGGGCCTGCGCGAGCGCGCCGAGGCCGGCGACATCCTCTTCGGCACCATGGACTCCTGGGTCATCTGGAACCTCACCGGTGGCACCGACGGCGGCGTTCACGTCACCGACGTCACCAACGCCTCCCGCACGATGCTGATGAACCTCCGCAGCCTCGACTGGGACGACCGCATCCTGGAGTCGATGGAGATCCCGGCCGCCCTGCTGCCGGAGATCCGCTCCTCCGCCGAGGTCTACGGCACCGCCAAGGGCGGCGCCCTCGCCGGCGTGCCCGTCGCCTCCGCGCTCGGCGACCAGCAGGCGGCCCTCTTCGGCCAGACCTGCTTCTCCGAGGGCGAGGCCAAGTCGACCTACGGCACCGGCACGTTCATGCTGATGAACACCGGCGACGAGCCCGTCAACTCCTACAACGGCCTGCTGACCACCGTCGGCTACCGCATCGGCGACCAGAAGCCGGTCTACGCCCTCGAGGGCTCCATCGCCGTCACCGGCTCCCTCGTGCAGTGGATGCGCGACCAGATGGGCCTGATCAAGAGCGCGGCCGAGATCGAGACGCTCGCCAGCTCCGTCGAGGACAACGGCGGCGCCTACTTCGTGCCGGCCTTCTCCGGCCTGTTCGCCCCCTACTGGCGCTCCGACGCGCGCGGTGTCATCGCGGGCCTGACCCGCTACGTCACCAAGGCGCACATCGCCCGCGCCGTGCTCGAGGCCACCGCCTGGCAGACCCGCGAGATCACCGACGCCATGACCAAGGACTCGGGCGTCGAGCTGACCGCACTCAAGGTCGACGGCGGCATGACCTCCAACAACTTGCTGATGCAGACGCTCTCGGACTTCCTGGACGCACCCGTCGTGCGCCCGATGGTCGCCGAGACCACCTGCCTCGGCGCTGCCTACGCCGCCGGCCTCGCCGTCGGCTTCTGGCCGGACACCGACGCGCTGCGCGCCAACTGGCGCCGGGCCGCCGAGTGGACCCCCCGCATGGACGCGGACACGCGTGACCGCGAGTACAAGAACTGGCTCAAGGCCGTCGAGCGGACCATGGGCTGGATCGAGGACGAGGAGTAA
- a CDS encoding glycerol-3-phosphate dehydrogenase/oxidase: MTTPQSVPTLGTHPAAGANPGRAETRERLSKATYDLLVIGGGILGTSVAWHAAQSGLRVAMVDAGDFAGATSSASSKLVHGGLRYLQTGAVKLVAENHHERRVLAKDVAPHLVNPLTFYLPVYKGGPVGAAKLGAGVFAYSALSAFGDGVGKVISPAKAKADNPGLRTDNLKAVAVYYDHQMNDSRVAVMTVRAAVESGAVVLNHAEVTGLRFTHGKVTGAELKDRMDGSEFGIDARVVLNATGPWVDHLRKLEDKGAAPSIRLSKGAHIVMKRKSPWKAAMATPIDKYRITFALPWEDQLLLGTTDTQYEGDPADVRATEEDIQQILDEAAFSIQDADLDRDLMTYAFAGLRVLPGGPGDVSQAKRETVVSEGKGGMLSVAGGKWTTYRHIGRTVMKKLAQVPGSPLTEDMEPISSLVRRTPLPGVANPNAVAHRLLVDREPGARMDPLTARHLASHYGSLSFDIARLANENPELGERIHPDGPEIWAQVVYARDHEWAETVDDVLRRRTTLTIRGLDDENVRARVKDMLADKG; this comes from the coding sequence ATGACAACCCCGCAGAGCGTTCCGACCCTGGGAACGCACCCGGCTGCCGGCGCCAACCCGGGCCGCGCCGAGACCCGGGAACGGCTGTCCAAGGCGACGTACGACCTCCTGGTGATCGGTGGCGGCATCCTGGGCACTTCGGTGGCCTGGCACGCTGCGCAGTCCGGTCTGCGGGTCGCGATGGTGGACGCCGGCGACTTCGCCGGCGCCACCTCCTCCGCCTCCTCCAAGCTCGTCCACGGCGGTCTGCGCTACCTGCAGACCGGCGCGGTCAAGCTGGTCGCGGAGAACCACCACGAGCGCCGGGTGCTGGCCAAGGACGTGGCCCCGCACCTGGTCAACCCGCTCACCTTCTACCTGCCCGTGTACAAGGGCGGCCCGGTCGGCGCGGCCAAGCTCGGCGCCGGTGTCTTCGCCTACTCGGCGCTGTCCGCCTTCGGCGACGGCGTCGGCAAGGTGATCTCCCCGGCCAAGGCCAAGGCCGACAACCCCGGTCTGCGCACGGACAACCTGAAGGCCGTCGCGGTCTACTACGACCACCAGATGAACGACTCCCGCGTGGCCGTCATGACGGTCCGCGCGGCGGTCGAGTCCGGTGCCGTCGTCCTCAACCACGCCGAGGTGACCGGCCTGCGCTTCACGCACGGCAAGGTCACCGGCGCGGAGCTCAAGGACCGCATGGACGGTTCGGAGTTCGGCATCGACGCGCGCGTCGTCCTCAACGCCACCGGCCCGTGGGTGGACCACCTGCGGAAGCTGGAAGACAAGGGCGCCGCGCCGTCGATCCGCCTCTCCAAGGGCGCGCACATCGTGATGAAGCGCAAGTCGCCGTGGAAGGCCGCCATGGCCACCCCGATCGACAAGTACCGCATCACCTTCGCCCTGCCGTGGGAGGACCAGCTGCTGCTGGGCACCACCGACACCCAGTACGAGGGTGACCCGGCGGACGTGCGCGCCACGGAGGAGGACATCCAGCAGATCCTCGACGAGGCGGCGTTCTCCATCCAGGACGCGGACCTCGACCGCGACCTGATGACGTACGCCTTCGCCGGTCTGCGCGTGCTGCCCGGCGGCCCGGGCGACGTCTCCCAGGCCAAGCGCGAGACGGTCGTCTCCGAGGGCAAGGGCGGCATGCTGTCCGTCGCCGGCGGCAAGTGGACCACCTACCGCCACATCGGCCGTACGGTCATGAAGAAGCTCGCCCAGGTGCCCGGCAGCCCGCTGACCGAGGACATGGAGCCCATCTCCAGCCTGGTCCGCCGCACCCCGCTGCCCGGTGTCGCGAACCCCAACGCGGTCGCCCACCGCCTGCTCGTCGACCGCGAGCCCGGCGCCCGCATGGACCCGCTGACCGCCCGCCACCTCGCCTCGCACTACGGCTCGCTGTCCTTCGACATCGCGCGCCTGGCCAACGAGAACCCCGAGCTCGGCGAGCGCATCCACCCCGACGGCCCGGAGATCTGGGCCCAGGTCGTCTACGCCCGCGACCACGAGTGGGCCGAGACCGTCGACGACGTCCTGCGTCGCCGCACGACCCTGACCATCCGCGGCCTGGACGACGAGAACGTCCGCGCCCGGGTGAAGGACATGCTGGCCGACAAGGGCTGA
- a CDS encoding PAC2 family protein, whose translation MIELEGVPELIDPVMICAFEGWNDAGDAASSAVAHLDREWKGEVFGALDAEDYYDFQVNRPTVWLDGGVRKITWPTTRLSVVRTGGGEGKGAPRDLVLVRGIEPSMRWRSFCNEILGFAHELGVELVVVLGSLLGDTPHTRPVPVSGVTSDPDLARTMDLEESRYEGPTGIVGILQEACTHAGVPAVSLWAAVPHYVSQPPNPKATLALLNRLEDLIDLRIPLGELPEDARAWQLGVDQLAAEDSEVAEYVQSLEEARDTADLPEASGEAIAREFERYLRRRDPQQGDGSYLRDTTSGRTRPQRQPKDEAAAPEEETEGPEDEA comes from the coding sequence GTGATCGAGCTTGAGGGGGTACCCGAGCTGATCGACCCGGTCATGATCTGTGCCTTCGAGGGCTGGAACGACGCGGGGGACGCCGCCTCCAGCGCGGTCGCGCACCTGGACCGGGAGTGGAAGGGCGAGGTCTTCGGCGCGCTCGACGCCGAGGACTACTACGACTTCCAGGTCAACCGCCCCACGGTCTGGCTCGACGGCGGCGTCCGCAAGATCACGTGGCCGACGACCAGGCTGTCCGTCGTGCGCACCGGAGGCGGCGAGGGCAAGGGCGCGCCCCGCGACCTCGTCCTGGTGCGCGGCATCGAGCCCAGCATGCGCTGGCGCTCGTTCTGCAACGAGATCCTGGGCTTCGCCCACGAGCTCGGCGTGGAGCTGGTGGTCGTCCTGGGCTCGCTGCTCGGGGACACCCCGCACACCCGGCCCGTTCCGGTCAGCGGCGTCACCTCCGATCCGGACCTCGCACGGACCATGGATCTGGAGGAGTCCCGCTACGAGGGCCCGACCGGGATCGTCGGCATCCTCCAGGAGGCCTGCACCCACGCCGGCGTCCCGGCGGTGAGCCTGTGGGCGGCCGTCCCGCACTACGTCTCCCAGCCGCCCAACCCGAAGGCCACCCTGGCGCTGCTGAACCGCCTGGAGGACCTGATCGACCTGCGCATCCCGCTCGGCGAGCTGCCGGAGGACGCGCGGGCCTGGCAGCTGGGGGTCGACCAGCTGGCCGCGGAGGACAGCGAGGTCGCGGAGTACGTGCAGTCCCTGGAGGAGGCGCGCGACACGGCGGACCTGCCGGAGGCCTCCGGCGAGGCCATCGCCCGCGAGTTCGAGCGCTACCTGCGCCGCCGCGACCCGCAGCAGGGCGACGGCTCGTACCTGCGCGACACCACCAGCGGGCGCACGCGCCCGCAGCGGCAGCCCAAGGACGAGGCGGCGGCGCCCGAGGAGGAGACCGAGGGGCCCGAGGACGAGGCCTGA
- a CDS encoding HAD family hydrolase: MTSSIPAAPPRAAAGSALQAVLLDMDGTLVDTEGFWWEVEVAVFAELGHQLLEEWREVVVGGPMTRSASFLIRATGAKIAVTELSVLLNRRFSEMIGRGVPLMPGARRLLAELAAHKIPTALVSASHREIIDRVLLSLGPENFTLTVAGDELERTKPHPDPYLLAAARLGAEPGRCAVVEDTLTGVTAGEAAGCRVVAVPSVAPIPPAAGRTVVGSLEEVDLGFLRGLITGMHSPVH; encoded by the coding sequence ATGACCAGCAGCATTCCCGCCGCCCCGCCGCGTGCGGCCGCAGGTTCGGCTCTGCAGGCGGTCCTGCTCGACATGGACGGCACCCTCGTCGACACCGAGGGCTTCTGGTGGGAAGTGGAGGTCGCCGTCTTCGCCGAGCTGGGCCACCAGCTGCTGGAGGAGTGGCGCGAGGTCGTCGTCGGCGGCCCCATGACGCGCAGCGCCTCCTTCCTCATCCGGGCCACCGGCGCGAAGATCGCCGTGACGGAGCTGTCCGTCCTGCTGAACCGGCGCTTCTCCGAGATGATCGGGCGCGGCGTGCCGCTGATGCCGGGCGCCCGCAGACTCCTCGCCGAGCTCGCCGCGCACAAGATCCCCACCGCGCTGGTCTCGGCCTCGCACCGGGAGATCATCGACCGCGTGCTGCTGTCGCTGGGCCCGGAGAACTTCACCCTGACCGTCGCGGGCGACGAGCTGGAGCGCACCAAGCCGCACCCCGACCCGTATCTGCTGGCGGCCGCCCGGCTCGGGGCGGAGCCGGGCCGGTGCGCGGTCGTGGAGGACACCCTGACCGGGGTGACGGCCGGGGAGGCGGCCGGCTGCCGGGTGGTGGCGGTGCCGTCGGTGGCCCCCATCCCGCCCGCCGCCGGGCGGACCGTCGTGGGCTCCCTCGAGGAAGTGGATCTCGGTTTTCTCCGGGGGCTGATCACGGGAATGCACTCTCCCGTGCACTGA
- a CDS encoding ABC transporter substrate-binding protein codes for MNRKTLVLPTVAALLAPVLVACGGSDGAGKGNGAIVIGTTDRFEETTDAPAPFDPAAAYDIGAWNVLHSTFQTLLRLPRSGTAPVADAASKCSFGDRKSEQFRCTLRSGLKFSNGHALTAEDVKFSIDRARAINFENGPVSLLSNIDRVETPSELEVVFQLKSPDATFPQKIATPAAAIVDAESYDKNKLDNGFKVVGSGPYTLQTEEKDGRVVKAVLNKNKNYQGVVQLQNDKVEMRFYDDATAMEKALMAGDIDIMNRTLSPEQVNRLRTDAGKDVRLLEAPGQEISYLAFNTDDPSVKNKAVRQAVAQVVDRAALARDSYGRTNDPLYSLVPMGITGHQNSFSNKYGDPSAEKARNILRAGNVSTPVPLTLSYTTDHYGETTEKSFKALQKQLNGSGLFNVKLQGVKWSEFRPEAAAGKYAAYGMGWFPDFPDPDNFVAPFIGRDNFLRSPYRNSKISNELIPESREASQREAAAKYFQQAQDIVAEEVPVLPLWQGKQYVATRGNVTGAEWALNSASEMQPWELARGA; via the coding sequence ATGAACCGCAAGACGTTGGTGCTGCCTACCGTGGCAGCCCTGCTGGCCCCCGTGCTCGTCGCCTGTGGCGGGAGCGACGGAGCCGGCAAGGGCAACGGCGCCATCGTCATCGGCACCACCGACCGGTTCGAGGAGACCACGGACGCCCCCGCGCCCTTCGATCCGGCCGCCGCGTACGACATCGGCGCGTGGAACGTTCTCCACAGCACTTTCCAGACACTTCTGCGGCTGCCCCGCTCCGGCACCGCCCCCGTCGCCGACGCCGCCTCCAAGTGCTCCTTCGGCGACCGCAAGAGCGAGCAGTTCCGCTGCACCCTGCGCAGCGGCCTGAAGTTCTCCAACGGCCACGCGCTCACCGCCGAGGACGTCAAGTTCTCCATCGACCGCGCCCGCGCCATCAACTTCGAGAACGGCCCGGTCTCGCTGCTCAGCAACATCGACCGGGTGGAGACGCCGAGCGAGCTCGAGGTCGTCTTCCAGCTGAAGTCGCCCGACGCGACGTTCCCGCAGAAGATCGCGACCCCGGCCGCCGCCATCGTCGACGCCGAGTCCTACGACAAGAACAAGCTCGACAACGGCTTCAAGGTCGTCGGCTCCGGTCCGTACACGCTGCAGACCGAGGAGAAGGACGGCCGCGTCGTCAAGGCCGTGCTCAACAAGAACAAGAACTACCAGGGCGTCGTCCAGCTGCAGAACGACAAGGTCGAGATGCGCTTCTACGACGACGCCACCGCGATGGAGAAGGCCCTCATGGCCGGCGACATCGACATCATGAACCGCACCCTGTCGCCCGAGCAGGTCAACCGCCTGCGCACGGACGCCGGCAAGGACGTGCGCCTGCTCGAGGCCCCCGGCCAGGAGATCAGCTACCTCGCCTTCAACACCGACGACCCGTCGGTGAAGAACAAGGCGGTCCGCCAGGCCGTGGCCCAGGTCGTCGACCGCGCGGCGCTGGCCCGCGACTCCTACGGCCGCACGAACGACCCGCTGTACTCGCTCGTGCCCATGGGCATCACCGGGCACCAGAACTCGTTCTCCAACAAGTACGGTGACCCCAGCGCCGAGAAGGCCCGCAACATCCTGCGGGCCGGCAACGTGAGCACCCCGGTGCCGCTGACCCTCAGCTACACCACCGACCACTACGGTGAGACGACCGAGAAGTCCTTCAAGGCCCTGCAGAAGCAGCTGAACGGCAGCGGGCTGTTCAACGTCAAGCTCCAGGGCGTGAAGTGGTCGGAGTTCCGTCCCGAGGCCGCGGCGGGCAAGTACGCCGCCTACGGCATGGGCTGGTTCCCCGACTTCCCGGACCCCGACAACTTCGTCGCCCCGTTCATCGGCCGGGACAACTTCCTCCGCTCGCCGTACCGCAACAGCAAGATCAGCAACGAGCTGATCCCCGAGTCCCGCGAGGCATCCCAGCGCGAGGCCGCCGCGAAGTACTTCCAGCAGGCACAGGACATCGTCGCCGAGGAGGTGCCGGTGCTGCCGCTGTGGCAGGGCAAGCAGTACGTGGCGACCCGGGGGAACGTCACCGGTGCCGAGTGGGCGCTCAACTCCGCCTCCGAGATGCAGCCGTGGGAACTGGCCCGCGGCGCGTGA
- a CDS encoding ABC transporter substrate-binding protein: MRKRDQWLAAPIGAGLAAALLTGCGSEDGNAGGTGESVVMGMSDEVVSTDPASGYDPGSWVLFNNVFQSLMSFPKGSTIPQPDAADKCSFKDESSTVYQCTLKEGLKFSNGHDLTSEDVAHSFNRTLKINDDKGPAKSLLSSIKSIKTPDKMNVVFELKRSDATFPQKIASGAGSIVDHQEYPLDKLRTDGKAIGSGVYKLDSYDEKQAKFSVNKNYKGGAVVQNRGVTMKFFHGEQVALKDAVQKGDIDLAYRGLAMKDIADIDSSAGKHNLKVVEGTSAEVQHLVFNTKDPVVGKVGVRKAIAYLVDRSALVRDVYKRTAEPLYSIVPSGITGHKTPFYDTYGDRPQPDKAAAALNSAGIKDKVKLTLYATPIRYGPGTVPEFQAIAQQLNKSGLFEADVKSVALKEYEEGVAAGRYGVYVKGWVPDYPDPDNFTAPFFGEDNVLSNNYESKEITSRILATAANGSRPSTVGDYAKVQNTVAQDVPILPLWQGKQYAVANERVSGLQWSLDASTVFRFWEISKASKG; the protein is encoded by the coding sequence GTGAGGAAACGTGACCAGTGGCTTGCCGCCCCGATCGGCGCGGGGCTCGCCGCCGCCCTGCTCACCGGGTGCGGTTCGGAAGACGGCAACGCCGGCGGCACCGGTGAGTCGGTGGTCATGGGGATGTCCGACGAGGTCGTTTCCACCGACCCGGCATCCGGTTACGACCCGGGCTCCTGGGTGCTGTTCAACAACGTCTTCCAGTCGCTGATGAGCTTCCCGAAGGGGAGCACCATCCCTCAGCCGGACGCCGCGGACAAGTGCAGCTTCAAGGACGAGAGCAGCACCGTCTACCAGTGCACCCTCAAGGAGGGGCTGAAGTTCAGCAACGGCCACGACCTCACCTCCGAGGACGTCGCCCACTCCTTCAACCGCACCCTGAAGATCAACGACGACAAGGGTCCCGCCAAGTCCCTGCTGTCCTCGATCAAGAGCATCAAGACGCCGGACAAGATGAACGTCGTCTTCGAGCTCAAGCGCTCCGACGCCACCTTCCCGCAGAAGATCGCCTCGGGTGCCGGCTCGATCGTGGACCACCAGGAATACCCCCTGGACAAGCTCCGCACCGACGGCAAGGCGATCGGCTCCGGCGTCTACAAGCTGGACTCGTACGACGAGAAGCAGGCCAAGTTCTCGGTCAACAAGAACTACAAGGGTGGTGCGGTCGTCCAGAACCGCGGCGTCACGATGAAGTTCTTCCACGGCGAGCAGGTCGCGCTCAAGGACGCCGTCCAGAAGGGCGACATCGACCTCGCCTACCGTGGTCTGGCCATGAAGGACATCGCCGACATCGACTCGTCCGCCGGCAAGCACAACCTCAAGGTGGTCGAGGGCACCAGCGCCGAGGTCCAGCACCTGGTGTTCAACACCAAGGACCCGGTGGTCGGCAAGGTCGGCGTGCGCAAGGCCATCGCCTACCTGGTCGACCGCAGCGCCCTGGTCCGCGACGTCTACAAGCGCACCGCCGAGCCGCTGTACTCGATCGTCCCCAGCGGCATCACCGGCCACAAGACCCCGTTCTACGACACCTACGGGGACCGGCCGCAGCCCGACAAGGCCGCCGCCGCCCTGAACTCCGCGGGCATCAAGGACAAGGTCAAGCTCACGCTGTACGCCACGCCGATCCGTTACGGCCCGGGCACCGTCCCGGAGTTCCAGGCGATCGCGCAGCAGCTCAACAAGAGCGGCCTCTTCGAGGCGGACGTGAAGTCCGTCGCGCTGAAGGAGTACGAGGAGGGTGTGGCCGCCGGCCGGTACGGCGTCTACGTCAAGGGCTGGGTTCCCGACTACCCGGACCCCGACAACTTCACCGCGCCGTTCTTCGGCGAGGACAACGTGCTCTCCAACAACTACGAGTCCAAGGAGATCACCAGCCGCATCCTGGCCACCGCCGCCAACGGCAGCCGGCCCTCCACCGTCGGCGACTACGCCAAGGTGCAGAACACCGTCGCCCAGGACGTGCCGATCCTTCCGCTGTGGCAGGGCAAGCAGTACGCCGTGGCCAACGAGCGGGTCTCCGGTCTCCAGTGGTCCCTCGACGCCTCCACCGTCTTCCGCTTCTGGGAGATCAGCAAGGCCTCGAAGGGCTGA
- a CDS encoding response regulator yields the protein MAIRVLLVDDQPLLRTGFRMILEAEQDLAVVGEAGDGLQALDQVRALQPDVVLMDIRMPRMDGVEATRQITGPDRNGPAKVLVLTTFDLDEYVVEALRAGASGFLLKDAPANELVQAIRVVAGGEAMLAPSITRRLLDKYAGHLPSGEEPLPDTLNTLTDREVEVLKLVARGLSNAEIAADLFVSETTVKTHVGHVLTKLGLRDRVQAAVYAYESGLVRPGAQ from the coding sequence GTGGCGATCCGCGTCCTACTGGTCGACGACCAGCCGCTGCTGCGCACCGGCTTCCGGATGATTCTCGAAGCGGAACAGGACCTCGCGGTGGTGGGCGAGGCGGGGGACGGTCTGCAGGCGCTGGACCAGGTGCGGGCGCTGCAGCCCGACGTGGTCCTGATGGACATCCGGATGCCCCGGATGGACGGCGTCGAGGCGACGCGCCAGATCACCGGCCCGGACCGCAACGGCCCGGCGAAGGTCCTGGTGCTGACCACCTTCGACCTCGACGAGTACGTGGTGGAGGCGCTGCGCGCGGGCGCGAGCGGCTTCCTGCTCAAGGACGCGCCGGCCAATGAGCTGGTCCAGGCGATCCGGGTGGTGGCGGGCGGCGAGGCGATGCTCGCGCCGAGCATCACCCGGCGGCTGCTGGACAAGTACGCGGGTCACCTGCCGTCGGGCGAGGAGCCGCTGCCGGACACGCTGAACACGCTGACCGACCGCGAGGTCGAGGTGCTGAAGCTGGTGGCGCGCGGCCTGTCGAACGCGGAGATCGCGGCAGACCTGTTCGTCAGCGAGACCACGGTGAAGACGCACGTGGGGCACGTCCTGACCAAGCTGGGCCTGCGCGACCGCGTCCAGGCCGCGGTGTACGCGTACGAGAGCGGTCTGGTCCGCCCGGGCGCCCAGTAG